One genomic region from Kamptonema formosum PCC 6407 encodes:
- a CDS encoding sulfate/molybdate ABC transporter ATP-binding protein, with the protein MGILVEDVSKHFGSFQALSQVNLEIKTGSLVALLGPSGSGKSTLLRLIAGLEPPDIGKIWITGKDATYQSVQERQIGFVFQHYALFKHLTIRDNIGFGMDIRKSPKSRTRKRVEELLDLVQLSGLGDRYPSQLSGGQRQRVALARALAVEPQVLLLDEPFGALDAKVRKELRDWLRRLHHEVNVTTVFVTHDQEEAMEVADEIVVMNKGRVEQVGTPAQIYDSPATAFVMSFIGPVNVLSSTAGIFARQSLEAPSPQIYLRPHDVLIQTEPEASFAPAKINRIVYLGWEIQIELIVDEQEIITAYLDRDRFKQLNVQVNQRVYVKPRQAKAFPVELVV; encoded by the coding sequence ATGGGAATTTTAGTTGAAGATGTATCGAAACACTTTGGTTCTTTTCAGGCACTAAGCCAAGTGAACCTAGAAATTAAAACAGGCTCTTTAGTAGCACTACTAGGGCCATCAGGGTCAGGAAAATCAACATTATTGCGGCTGATTGCCGGACTAGAACCGCCAGACATCGGCAAAATTTGGATTACTGGCAAAGATGCAACTTATCAGTCAGTACAAGAGCGTCAAATCGGCTTTGTTTTTCAGCATTATGCTTTATTCAAACACTTGACAATTCGTGATAATATTGGCTTTGGTATGGACATCCGCAAATCTCCCAAATCCAGAACGCGCAAACGAGTAGAAGAACTTTTAGACTTAGTACAACTGAGCGGATTAGGCGATCGCTATCCTTCCCAACTTTCAGGAGGTCAAAGACAGCGCGTAGCCTTAGCCAGAGCTTTAGCCGTAGAACCCCAGGTACTTTTGCTAGACGAACCCTTCGGAGCTCTAGATGCCAAAGTTCGCAAAGAATTGCGCGACTGGTTGCGGCGGTTACACCACGAAGTTAACGTCACCACAGTTTTTGTTACCCACGACCAAGAAGAAGCGATGGAAGTCGCCGATGAAATTGTCGTAATGAACAAAGGCAGAGTCGAACAAGTCGGTACGCCAGCTCAGATTTATGACTCTCCAGCAACAGCCTTTGTGATGAGCTTTATTGGCCCTGTAAACGTCCTCTCTAGTACAGCCGGAATTTTTGCACGTCAGAGCTTGGAAGCTCCCTCTCCTCAAATTTATTTGCGACCCCATGACGTTTTAATTCAAACCGAACCTGAAGCATCCTTTGCCCCGGCAAAAATTAATCGTATCGTCTATTTGGGTTGGGAAATTCAAATCGAATTGATTGTAGATGAGCAGGAGATAATTACTGCTTACTTAGACCGCGATCGCTTTAAACAGCTCAATGTACAGGTCAATCAGCGAGTTTATGTGAAGCCTCGACAAGCTAAAGCATTTCCCGTTGAGTTGGTCGTTTAG
- a CDS encoding FAD/NAD(P)-binding protein → MRWLQAIGNDVKPDTFIPRNIYGKYIETVLDEAEAKAPNYVHLERLNDEAIALRDSGHKGIIHVVSRHGLFPHPHKPATPYPAFLSPETAPKNIRALLRLVRQQLQQDSTSEVNWRAVIDSLSKRFNQVFGKLGNIIARRSNVQFN, encoded by the coding sequence TTGCGCTGGCTGCAAGCTATTGGCAACGATGTAAAACCAGATACATTTATCCCCCGTAATATTTACGGTAAATACATTGAGACTGTTTTAGATGAAGCCGAAGCAAAAGCGCCAAATTATGTGCATTTAGAACGGCTGAACGATGAAGCGATCGCACTCCGAGACTCCGGCCATAAAGGTATCATTCACGTAGTCTCGCGTCACGGTTTATTCCCCCATCCCCACAAACCCGCAACCCCTTATCCCGCCTTCCTCAGCCCGGAAACAGCCCCCAAAAACATCCGCGCCTTACTGCGCCTAGTCCGCCAACAACTACAGCAGGATAGCACTTCCGAGGTCAACTGGCGTGCCGTCATCGACTCCCTTAGCAAAAGATTTAATCAGGTGTTTGGGAAGTTAGGCAATATTATTGCGAGGAGATCGAATGTCCAATTTAATTAA
- a CDS encoding PCP reductase family protein, with product MPDYFSDDLKWTLEAKAKLKNIPYFVRGQARMRIEHLAREAEKEVVTVELVEQARLEFGQ from the coding sequence ATGCCCGATTACTTCTCAGACGATTTAAAATGGACGCTTGAAGCCAAAGCCAAGCTGAAAAATATTCCCTATTTTGTTCGGGGACAAGCACGAATGCGGATAGAGCATTTGGCCCGCGAAGCTGAAAAGGAAGTTGTAACGGTTGAGCTGGTTGAGCAAGCTCGCCTCGAATTTGGCCAGTAA
- the tpiA gene encoding triose-phosphate isomerase: MRKIVIAGNWKMYKTQSEALEFLKGFTSCLTETPEEREVILCVPFTALTLLSKNMHGGRVMLGAQNVHWEESGAYTGEISAPMLTEIGVRYAIVGHSERRQYFGETDETVNMRLRAAQQHGLIPILCVGESLRQREEGEAETHIAFQLATDLIGVDQQKLAIAYEPIWAIGTGRTCESTDANRIIGLIRSKLNNPDVPILYGGSVKPDNIDDIMAQPEIDGVLVGGASLEPASFARIVNYK, encoded by the coding sequence GTGCGGAAAATAGTTATTGCTGGCAATTGGAAAATGTACAAAACCCAGAGTGAAGCTCTGGAGTTTCTCAAAGGGTTCACGTCTTGCTTGACTGAAACCCCAGAAGAGCGGGAAGTCATTCTATGCGTTCCCTTCACCGCTTTAACCCTGCTCTCGAAAAATATGCACGGGGGCCGTGTGATGCTAGGTGCTCAGAATGTTCACTGGGAAGAGTCGGGTGCATATACGGGGGAAATTTCGGCCCCGATGCTGACAGAAATTGGGGTAAGATATGCGATCGTGGGTCACAGCGAACGCCGTCAATATTTTGGCGAAACTGACGAAACTGTAAATATGCGGTTGAGGGCGGCTCAACAGCATGGTTTAATTCCAATTTTGTGTGTGGGCGAAAGTCTGCGACAACGGGAAGAGGGTGAAGCAGAAACTCACATTGCTTTTCAGTTAGCAACGGATTTGATTGGTGTGGATCAGCAGAAGTTGGCGATCGCTTATGAACCGATTTGGGCGATCGGCACCGGTCGCACTTGCGAATCCACCGACGCTAATCGGATTATTGGCTTAATTCGCAGCAAACTAAATAATCCTGATGTGCCAATTCTTTACGGCGGTTCTGTCAAACCCGATAATATCGATGACATTATGGCTCAGCCAGAAATTGATGGGGTATTAGTCGGTGGAGCGAGTTTGGAACCTGCCAGTTTTGCTCGAATTGTCAATTACAAATAA
- a CDS encoding ABC transporter ATP-binding protein: protein MAEPLIELKGISKSFGKNVVLDEVDLTIYRGEALAAIGPSGTGKSTILRIIAGLLAPDAGEVYVQGQRRKGWVDDVADPIGIGMVFQQAALFDSLSVEENVGFLLYQHSKLPRHRIRALVDEKLEMVGLPGIGDRYPAQLSGGMRKRVSFARAIMANPDNSRDTPEVLLYDEPTAGLDPIASTMIEDLIRDLQAAQGGCSTYVMVTHQDSTIRRTADRIVFLYQGKVQWEGTVSDINKTDNLLMRQFFSGSVAGPIQAVNG from the coding sequence ATGGCTGAGCCTTTGATCGAACTGAAGGGAATTAGTAAGTCCTTTGGCAAGAATGTGGTTTTAGATGAAGTGGATCTAACAATTTATCGAGGAGAAGCTTTGGCTGCGATCGGCCCTTCGGGTACCGGAAAGTCAACAATCCTACGCATTATTGCAGGTTTGCTAGCACCGGATGCCGGTGAAGTTTACGTTCAGGGACAACGGCGGAAGGGATGGGTAGATGATGTCGCCGATCCGATTGGTATTGGGATGGTGTTTCAGCAGGCGGCTTTATTTGATTCGCTGAGTGTAGAGGAAAATGTTGGTTTTCTGCTTTACCAACACTCGAAACTACCGCGCCACAGGATTCGAGCATTGGTGGATGAAAAGCTGGAGATGGTTGGTTTGCCGGGAATTGGCGATCGCTACCCGGCTCAGCTATCGGGCGGGATGCGAAAACGGGTGAGTTTTGCCCGTGCGATTATGGCTAATCCTGATAATTCTAGAGACACGCCAGAAGTTTTGCTGTACGATGAGCCGACGGCGGGTTTAGACCCGATCGCTTCGACGATGATTGAGGATTTAATCCGCGACCTACAGGCGGCTCAGGGAGGGTGCAGCACTTATGTGATGGTAACTCACCAAGATAGCACTATCCGTCGCACTGCTGACCGCATTGTGTTTCTCTATCAAGGTAAGGTGCAATGGGAGGGAACTGTGAGCGATATTAATAAGACTGATAACTTGCTGATGCGGCAATTTTTTAGTGGGAGTGTGGCGGGCCCAATTCAAGCTGTTAACGGTTAA
- a CDS encoding MlaD family protein, with protein MRSRTVREGSVGFLILLGLGLFGGLVLWLRGLQLGNRSYNVLVEFPNVQGMQVGTPVRYRGVSVGKISALKPGPNGVEVVLEIAPADLVISRDVLIEANKSGLIGEAAVDITPLSLLPDAAIAANPLSKNCPNTIICNNSRLKGNAGASLEELIRSALNFTNLYNDPELFANIKSISKNTAVAAQDAVQLTRNLSSLTQSAKVELGTLSQLIKTEIGGLNQLAQEEFGNLNQSVEGNLGGIATEIGKVSATGDASIRAVTGAAIESANSVKQAANQINITASQANALLTTNRAMLVTTLNNINQTSQELRVAVSSLSPIVNRIEQGQLINNLEVLSANAAQASVNLRDLSTTVNNPTNLLVLQQTLDSARVTFQNMQKITSVLVPFSQTVTTSPAVVNSPVLSEFPQFSKKPKSMIIPSQTAKVRESPASEIKSNLVSP; from the coding sequence ATGCGATCGCGAACGGTTAGAGAAGGCTCGGTTGGTTTTTTGATTCTGTTGGGACTGGGTTTGTTTGGGGGTCTAGTCCTCTGGCTGCGAGGATTACAGTTGGGAAACCGCAGCTATAACGTATTGGTTGAATTCCCTAATGTTCAGGGAATGCAGGTAGGGACACCAGTACGGTACAGAGGAGTCAGCGTGGGTAAAATTAGTGCGCTGAAACCGGGCCCAAATGGGGTCGAGGTGGTGCTAGAAATTGCTCCGGCGGATTTAGTGATTTCGCGGGATGTGCTAATTGAGGCGAATAAGTCTGGCTTGATTGGGGAAGCTGCGGTTGATATTACACCTTTGTCGCTTTTGCCAGATGCTGCGATCGCGGCTAATCCTCTGAGTAAGAACTGCCCAAATACGATTATCTGCAATAATTCGCGCCTCAAAGGTAATGCAGGCGCGAGTTTGGAAGAACTGATTCGCTCAGCATTGAACTTTACTAATCTCTACAATGACCCGGAGTTATTTGCTAATATTAAATCGATTTCAAAAAATACGGCGGTGGCTGCTCAAGATGCAGTTCAACTAACTCGTAATTTGTCTAGTTTAACTCAGTCGGCTAAAGTTGAATTGGGCACTTTGAGTCAATTGATTAAAACAGAAATCGGCGGTTTAAATCAGTTAGCACAGGAAGAATTTGGTAATTTAAATCAGTCTGTAGAGGGGAATTTAGGAGGGATTGCTACTGAAATCGGGAAGGTTTCAGCAACGGGGGATGCTTCGATTAGGGCGGTGACAGGAGCTGCTATCGAGTCAGCAAATTCTGTTAAGCAAGCAGCAAATCAGATTAATATAACCGCTAGTCAGGCTAATGCTCTGCTGACAACTAATCGTGCTATGCTTGTAACCACCTTGAATAATATTAATCAAACGAGCCAGGAACTGCGGGTAGCTGTGAGCAGTTTAAGTCCTATTGTTAACAGAATTGAGCAAGGGCAATTAATCAATAACTTGGAAGTTTTATCTGCAAATGCAGCTCAAGCTTCGGTGAATTTGCGGGATTTATCAACAACTGTGAATAATCCTACAAATTTGCTGGTATTACAACAAACTCTAGATTCAGCTCGTGTTACTTTTCAAAATATGCAAAAGATTACATCAGTTTTGGTTCCTTTTTCGCAGACGGTAACGACTAGCCCCGCAGTTGTAAATTCCCCTGTACTTTCAGAGTTTCCGCAGTTTAGTAAGAAGCCGAAATCCATGATTATTCCTTCTCAAACGGCAAAGGTAAGAGAATCTCCTGCTTCTGAAATTAAGTCTAATTTGGTCTCTCCTTAA
- the cofG gene encoding 7,8-didemethyl-8-hydroxy-5-deazariboflavin synthase subunit CofG — protein sequence MSRTIAYSPAYTLVPTYECFNRCTYCNFRTNPEQSPWLTLAAAQKQLQGLQGKGVIEILILSGEVHPLSSRRKAWFERIYDLCELALSLGFLPHTNAGPLSFEEMAKLKEVNVSMGLMLEQLTPNLLQSVHCHAPSKVPSLRLQQLRWAGELRIPFTTGLLLGIGESEGDWRETLAEIAQIQSDYGNIQEVILQPHSAGSQQGWKGASFNPEKMPEVVAIAKSILPSEITLQIPPNLITEPQILLACLAAGARDLGGIGPRDEVNPDYDHLQDRALEALLAVGGWQLIQRLPVYPQYDSWLSSRLQVAVQQWRSTNGDGGSKNYG from the coding sequence ATGTCGCGGACGATCGCTTACAGTCCTGCTTATACTCTGGTTCCTACTTACGAGTGTTTTAATCGGTGTACCTACTGTAATTTTCGCACCAATCCTGAGCAAAGTCCTTGGCTGACATTGGCGGCGGCGCAAAAGCAATTGCAAGGCCTTCAGGGGAAAGGAGTGATTGAAATTCTGATTCTCAGCGGTGAGGTACATCCGCTTTCGTCAAGGCGAAAAGCTTGGTTTGAGCGTATTTATGATTTGTGCGAACTTGCATTAAGTTTAGGATTTTTACCCCATACAAATGCTGGGCCATTGAGTTTTGAGGAGATGGCAAAATTAAAAGAGGTGAATGTGTCGATGGGGTTAATGTTAGAACAGTTAACACCGAATTTGTTACAATCTGTCCACTGCCATGCTCCTAGTAAAGTGCCTTCTCTACGGTTGCAACAGTTGCGATGGGCGGGGGAGTTAAGGATTCCATTTACTACTGGTTTGCTGCTAGGAATTGGGGAGAGTGAGGGGGATTGGCGGGAAACGCTGGCGGAGATCGCGCAGATTCAGAGTGATTATGGTAATATTCAAGAGGTTATCCTTCAACCTCATAGTGCTGGGAGCCAGCAAGGTTGGAAGGGTGCAAGTTTTAATCCTGAAAAGATGCCGGAAGTGGTGGCGATCGCGAAGTCGATTTTACCCTCAGAAATTACTCTGCAAATCCCGCCTAATTTAATTACAGAACCGCAGATATTACTGGCTTGTTTGGCAGCCGGTGCTAGGGATTTGGGGGGGATTGGGCCTCGCGATGAGGTTAATCCTGATTACGATCATCTGCAAGATCGGGCTTTAGAGGCGTTATTAGCAGTAGGGGGATGGCAATTGATACAACGCTTGCCAGTTTATCCTCAATATGATAGTTGGCTGTCATCGAGATTGCAAGTTGCCGTTCAGCAGTGGCGATCGACC